Proteins co-encoded in one Desulfitobacterium hafniense DCB-2 genomic window:
- a CDS encoding sensor histidine kinase: MLPWILCAGLSLAVAVLCVKIRLLHQSMDEIRVEFKERLTLDTNTLISISSTDPRARRLAADINTQLRLLRRQRRHYLNGDRELKEAVTNISHDLRTPLTAICGYLELLEEEEKSAAAARYLAFIANRTETLKQLTEELFRYSLILAARDTMQMELLSVKGVLEESLAAVYPALLERRITPVVHLPEQPVKRRLDKGALSRIFGNILNNALKYSDGDLEVRLRDNGEVLFTNTAAALDEVQVGKLFNRFFTVEAARHSTGLGLAIAKTLVEQMNGEITAHYREQKLSICIRFPLAEPD; encoded by the coding sequence ATGCTTCCTTGGATTCTGTGCGCCGGTTTGTCCCTGGCCGTGGCTGTGCTTTGTGTCAAGATACGGCTTCTCCATCAAAGCATGGATGAAATCCGCGTGGAGTTCAAGGAGCGTCTTACTCTTGATACGAACACGCTCATCTCCATATCCTCCACCGATCCCCGGGCCAGGCGTTTAGCTGCTGACATCAATACCCAGCTGCGCTTGCTGCGCCGGCAGCGCCGGCACTATCTGAACGGCGACCGGGAGCTGAAGGAAGCGGTGACCAACATCTCCCATGATTTGCGGACTCCTCTCACCGCCATCTGCGGATATTTGGAGCTGTTGGAGGAGGAGGAAAAAAGCGCCGCCGCGGCGCGTTATCTGGCCTTTATCGCCAACAGGACGGAGACCTTGAAGCAGCTTACCGAAGAATTGTTCCGCTATTCGCTTATCCTTGCTGCCCGGGATACCATGCAGATGGAACTACTCAGTGTCAAGGGGGTCCTGGAGGAAAGCCTTGCCGCCGTGTATCCGGCTTTGCTGGAACGCCGGATCACTCCCGTCGTTCACCTGCCGGAACAGCCCGTTAAGCGGCGGCTGGATAAGGGGGCTCTGTCCAGGATATTCGGCAATATTTTGAATAATGCCCTGAAATACAGCGACGGCGATTTGGAGGTGCGGCTCCGGGACAATGGGGAGGTCCTGTTTACCAATACAGCGGCTGCTTTAGACGAGGTCCAGGTGGGTAAACTCTTCAACCGCTTTTTTACCGTTGAAGCGGCAAGGCATTCCACAGGCTTGGGGCTGGCTATTGCCAAGACCCTGGTCGAACAGATGAACGGCGAGATCACCGCCCACTACCGGGAGCAAAAGCTAAGCATCTGTATTCGATTTCCCTTGGCTGAACCGGACTGA
- a CDS encoding ABC transporter permease subunit, translating to MGNLLTAGFCRLGKNKVFWLGMLAMLAISTGMMLNASRQAGAMMAEGYLRTLDDYYFKLAPVIGLCCAIFASLFIGTEHSEGTLRNKIVVGRTRPAIYLANYVICFAAGVCFVALWLLGGLVGIPVLGVWEMGTNGVLLYVVTALCFTGAWTGMFTLLAMLSSNKATTAVLAILLALGLLVAAALLYNSLCVPELNSGMVITKNGMEMAEPTPNPNYVSGMKRTLYQLVLDCLPSGQGILMANQELGRPLLSLAASGVIALATTAAGVFAFGKKDLK from the coding sequence ATGGGTAATCTTTTAACGGCGGGATTTTGCCGCCTTGGGAAGAATAAGGTCTTTTGGCTGGGGATGCTGGCCATGCTGGCTATTTCCACCGGGATGATGCTGAATGCCTCCAGGCAGGCCGGCGCTATGATGGCAGAGGGCTATCTGCGGACCCTTGATGATTATTATTTCAAATTGGCTCCTGTCATCGGTCTGTGCTGCGCCATCTTTGCCAGCCTGTTCATAGGAACGGAGCACAGCGAGGGTACTTTGCGCAATAAGATCGTTGTCGGCCGCACCCGCCCAGCGATCTATTTAGCCAATTATGTGATCTGCTTCGCTGCGGGGGTGTGCTTTGTGGCCCTGTGGCTGCTGGGCGGGCTTGTGGGCATTCCTGTCCTGGGGGTGTGGGAGATGGGCACCAATGGGGTGCTGCTTTACGTTGTAACCGCCCTTTGCTTCACGGGGGCCTGGACAGGCATGTTCACCCTGCTCGCCATGCTTTCTTCAAACAAGGCGACCACAGCTGTCCTGGCTATTTTGCTGGCCCTTGGCTTGTTGGTGGCAGCCGCCCTGCTTTATAACAGCCTTTGCGTGCCGGAGCTGAATAGCGGCATGGTGATCACAAAAAATGGCATGGAGATGGCAGAGCCGACACCCAACCCGAATTATGTGAGCGGCATGAAACGGACACTATATCAGCTGGTCCTCGACTGCCTGCCGAGCGGTCAGGGAATTCTCATGGCCAACCAGGAACTGGGCCGCCCTCTCCTCTCTTTGGCAGCCTCTGGGGTGATCGCCTTGGCTACAACGGCTGCTGGTGTGTTCGCCTTTGGCAAAAAAGATTTGAAGTAA
- a CDS encoding response regulator transcription factor — MRILIIEDDLHIGNMLEEVLVKKGYAVARAYSGTEALLALPVEKPDLILLDLMLPGLSGEDIMPKLKGIPVIVVSAKTDIDDKVGLLLEGAVDYITKPFHMKELLARVVVGLRKGPEPDKSVLAFADIRLYTALHTVWVAEKEVRLTRTEYAILKLLMQNPAQVITKSLLLDRISEDTPDCTESSLKMHISHLRRKLREASGQDYIEAVWGIGFKLKTD, encoded by the coding sequence ATGCGTATTTTAATCATTGAAGATGATCTGCATATCGGCAACATGTTGGAAGAAGTGCTGGTAAAAAAAGGGTACGCCGTGGCGCGGGCCTATTCCGGGACCGAAGCCCTGCTGGCTCTTCCGGTGGAGAAGCCGGATTTAATCCTGCTGGATTTGATGCTGCCGGGATTATCAGGGGAAGACATTATGCCCAAGCTCAAAGGGATTCCGGTGATTGTGGTCAGCGCCAAGACCGATATAGATGATAAAGTCGGGCTGTTGCTGGAGGGCGCAGTCGACTATATCACCAAGCCTTTTCATATGAAGGAATTGCTGGCCCGAGTCGTTGTCGGACTCCGCAAAGGGCCTGAGCCGGACAAATCCGTCCTGGCTTTCGCCGATATCCGGCTGTACACAGCCTTGCATACGGTTTGGGTTGCAGAAAAGGAAGTCAGGCTGACCCGGACGGAATATGCCATCTTAAAGCTCCTGATGCAAAATCCTGCCCAGGTTATCACCAAATCCCTGCTCCTTGACCGGATCAGCGAAGACACGCCGGATTGTACGGAAAGCTCCCTGAAAATGCATATCAGCCACCTGCGCAGGAAGCTGCGGGAAGCCTCCGGTCAGGATTACATTGAAGCGGTATGGGGGATCGGTTTTAAACTGAAAACAGATTAA
- a CDS encoding restriction endonuclease subunit S, which produces MYYLLHTERFKKFGSHVGTGLKVFGITFNNLSLFQIKTPSFPEQTAIGNFFRTLDDTITLHKRKLDKLKELKNGYLQKLFPQPGEDVPRVRFAGFNEPWEVRSFENILAPAVASNTLSRAELSYEKGSIKNIHYGDILVRFGVYIDIARDPIPCIANGRIIDYKNKLLQEGDVIFADTAEDETVGKAVEITNISNFQVVSGLHTMAYRPKIKMSPYYLGYYLNSHSFRYQLLPLMQGVKVLSLSRKNLSKTLIRYPAVLSEQSQIGDFLRNLDEQIFTLYNKLGKLKQLKSFYLQKMFI; this is translated from the coding sequence TTGTATTACTTACTACACACAGAAAGATTTAAAAAATTCGGAAGCCATGTCGGGACGGGCTTAAAAGTATTTGGGATAACTTTTAATAATTTATCTTTATTTCAAATAAAGACTCCGAGTTTTCCCGAACAAACCGCCATCGGCAACTTTTTCCGCACCCTCGACGATACTATCACCCTTCATAAGCGTAAGCTGGATAAGCTGAAAGAGTTGAAGAACGGCTATCTGCAAAAGCTGTTTCCTCAACCCGGAGAAGATGTGCCAAGGGTGCGCTTTGCCGGATTCAATGAACCGTGGGAAGTGCGTTCATTTGAAAATATTCTTGCCCCAGCCGTGGCCAGTAACACTCTGTCAAGAGCTGAATTAAGCTATGAAAAAGGCAGCATTAAAAATATCCATTATGGTGATATACTTGTGAGATTCGGAGTCTATATTGACATTGCAAGGGATCCGATTCCTTGTATCGCCAACGGAAGAATTATTGATTATAAGAATAAATTGCTCCAAGAAGGAGATGTCATATTTGCTGATACGGCAGAAGATGAGACTGTCGGTAAAGCGGTCGAAATCACTAATATTAGTAATTTCCAGGTTGTTTCTGGATTGCACACAATGGCATACCGACCCAAAATTAAAATGTCACCTTACTATTTAGGCTATTATTTGAATTCTCATTCATTTCGCTATCAATTGCTTCCCCTTATGCAAGGGGTAAAAGTGTTATCGTTGAGCCGCAAGAACCTGTCTAAGACACTTATTCGCTATCCGGCTGTATTAAGCGAGCAGTCTCAAATTGGCGATTTTTTACGAAATCTGGATGAACAAATCTTTACTCTATACAATAAATTAGGCAAGCTGAAACAATTAAAGTCGTTTTATCTGCAAAAGATGTTTATATGA